Below is a window of Penaeus monodon isolate SGIC_2016 chromosome 26, NSTDA_Pmon_1, whole genome shotgun sequence DNA.
CAATTTTTCTATCTAGACAAACCAATTTCATTAAAGAAATATTATACGCAagtatcttttatttcttatatacgTACATGGTAATTGTGTATTGAATTtaccttaatatattttttcaccacTTATAagcaaaaaactacaaaaaaaatcgagaaaaaaataaaaaaaatacacctgtggaatataaatttacaaaaaagtaataattgtaccacaaattcataaaaaatcgATAATACAACCCGTCTCTAGCAAAGAAATCCCAGACGCgagaaaaggtaaacaaacacaacaagaaAGGTCATTCTGTGATAAGATAGTTTTCTATAATcacaaaagtataaaaaatagtaCAGAcaagtaatattattgttatagcttAAAACGGTGTCCAGATAGGCATACCCGTAGAAATGAGTGTGTGACAGTCCTTCATTAAAAGCCagatttatatattagtttaactTTTTGTATTTATACCCATTATCAATTTAGAGTTAAATAAACATTGAAAGAAAGCAGAATAACCGCAATAATTGtatagaagatataaaaaggAACTTGTTCAAACGGGATTTCATTTTGAGGAAATCATCTTGCTTTTCTTGCTTATTTCTTGCTTATTTTCTGCCCATTTCTTGCAtatcttgctatatatatatatatatatatatatatatatatatatatatatatatatatatatatatatacatttttttttttcgtttcagatGCCTTTCCAGCAGGCAGGGGCCGCTGAGGTGCTCCGAGCGGCCCAGAAAGATGAAAGTTTCCTCAATCACCTGAAGGGCTGTCTCTCAGACATTGTTCAAAGATCATTTGGTTAGGCTTGAAATGTTTCTGCTGatgatataaattttgttatttatctaaGCATTTATATTACACCAATGCTAAGAATTTTTCCCCATACACTTGCATATTagttatctacacacacaattcacagGCCATAGACATCAGTAATGACGATTTGAAGCAGGCATACAAGAATGTCAAAAGAATCTTATCATATCTCcatatacttattttttcctCAGATTGATTAAAATTCCACCTTTTATGTATTTCATACTTATTTTTCACCTAGATGTAGTGTTTCATATCTCTACTCTTGCAGGAACGAGAGTGTGGCTTGACATTCACAAATATGTTGAAGTGCTGTGTGAGTTAACGTATTACAGCCTGACTACCCTATCATTGCGGCAAACGCTAGGGGAGGAGTACACAGGGGTCCTACAAGTAGGCAGAAACAGGCAAAGACTTCCAAATGCTCCAGTTCGTATGATTTATTCATGAGTTTGTGTATTTGATGCACACATTTTATAATGTGATGGAAATGAGATTGTCTTGATATATTAGGGGACTGTATATTTTGAGTATATTGGGGTATActtaatatatttctgtatgttgtggatgtgataatatatgtatttatccaaTTTTGATCACATGGTAAAAGCTAATTACCATTCTGTTTgaatgttgttatatttttatttgaaatagCTTATGGCTTCTATTAGGTGTAGGTAAAtagaagtattttcttttttaaacagagGAAATGTTATAGAAGGTACTTGAAGAATATCTGAATAcaatattgaataatatgtaATGGTTTGAAGGatttaaaagatgaaaagatgTTGGATTAATATTGGTTGTAATTTTATGGTTGTGGCTgaacataagatatataatatagtctcaTGGGCAATGAGCTACTTTTTCTCATGCAATATATTCTGTTTAGGCTATTTTCAAATAGTCATTCTATACCAATTTCCTTCTGAGATCTGCATTTAAAATAAAAGCTTTTATACAATAAGGTAACCATGATTGAAAGCAAAATATTCAGCACATACTTCAAACAGAGTTGCTTTTTCATCTCCTGCAGGAAAGAATCATGATGGTGGCCCTGCAGTGCTTTGGGCCAGAAGTGATACGAAGGCTGATAGGGAAGTTGGAAGACTCATTAAGAGCTGGTCACCTGTCGACCTACCTGAGGCCAGAGCTAAAGAACTTCCTTCTGCTGCAGATGCCAGCCATTAGATATTCGATGACCCTACTTCACCGCATCCACCTGGCCATTTTCTACTTCAGCGGAGCCTTTTATCACATTTCTAAAAGGATGACAGGAGTGAAATATGTGAGTTTGTGATGTGTGCttattagtatgtttttttttttttctaatatgggTTCAACCTCTTGAATTCAGCTGGATTGTAGAAATTCCCAAATAGCAGGATTTTAATACTAAAGTATCCTACAATTTGAtgtgatatcattattgtcagtaaaATAAATATGCTTACAACATGACAAGGAAAGCAACAGAAACAGGAACGAAGCAAAAAGTAGGCATAATAAGTCATAGATACTAGTTGCTAGTAGTGGCAGCTGCGTAATCTAAAATAATGTTGGACACTTGGAGTTTCTGGATGACAAAATACTAGATTAGGGAGGTTCAAACTGTAGTAAATGTTAtaagattattttaatttaaatgttgTATGTGAGTTGCAGTAGAAAGTCTCcacttggatttttaaaaatttcaatctACTTCTGTTGTCTGCAACATTGTGACTAAAAGAATGACAGATGTAGAATATTTTAATTggtgttatgtatttttaaatagtaGTGTTAGCAAACAACTATTTTGGAATGTGTGAATcagtatgtaaattttttttttagtgtattctCATAACTTATCTATTAAAAAGAAAGTATTcagttttatattcatatatctaatctGTGTCTCTAGTTGCATACGTTCCTGTCTGTGTTTgagttttcctttaaattttgtactttttttcccccaattatatctttatatttaattttcaactGTACAGGTATTAGTGCGAGAGTGGTTAGGTGACAACAGTGCCCGCAAGTCCTTCCGGATCCTGAGTATGGTGCTTCTCACACATATTTTCCTCACTACTGTGTACTCTGCTTACACCTTTCTCTTCACCAAGACTGCTCCTGAGAATAAGCAGTCTTCTGCAAGTAagtttcctgttattttttcttgtatatgcaattgttttcatttttctgttgtaGATATTATGGGAATAGTAAATGtattttcctgttatttatatatatattttttttcattctttttctcacaCATTTATGTCTGTAGTGTCTGTCTggatctcttcatctctctatctctctctcacttttgatTAAGCTCATAATAAACATCATAAAAATTGCTAACAAA
It encodes the following:
- the LOC119589866 gene encoding peroxisome biogenesis factor 10-like yields the protein MPFQQAGAAEVLRAAQKDESFLNHLKGCLSDIVQRSFGTRVWLDIHKYVEVLCELTYYSLTTLSLRQTLGEEYTGVLQVGRNRQRLPNAPERIMMVALQCFGPEVIRRLIGKLEDSLRAGHLSTYLRPELKNFLLLQMPAIRYSMTLLHRIHLAIFYFSGAFYHISKRMTGVKYVLVREWLGDNSARKSFRILSMVLLTHIFLTTVYSAYTFLFTKTAPENKQSSANCYVESKDQCSLCLDKRQHSSITPCGHLFCWQCIQECLQTSQQCPLCRHPAKPSQIVALLNYD